In Pajaroellobacter abortibovis, the following are encoded in one genomic region:
- the purL gene encoding phosphoribosylformylglycinamidine synthase subunit PurL, whose amino-acid sequence MNPSLPCGATPLPGDHPITPTLLRHYKLSEQEYSRIQELLGRDPTYTELGVFSAMWSEHCAYKSSRVHLRKLPTQGARVLQGPGENAGIVDIGDGFAVVFKIESHNHPSFIEPYQGAATGVGGILRDIWTMGARPFALLNSLRFGSLEHPQTRHFLTEVVSGIGGYGNCIGIPTVGGEVQFDAQYEKNILVNAFACGIIRSDRIFYGRANGVGNPILHVGAKTGRDGIHGAIMASDRFSKDSQNHRTTVQVGDPFLGKLLLEACLELFEAELLEGIQDMGAAGLISSSVEMAERAGTGIELDLDQIPRRAAQMAPYELLLSESQERMLLVTKPGCVEQVIAICHRWGLDAAVIGQVTDTKRWVVKATPGFDPLSDSKSSIPPSIVCDLPIDVLTTKAPVYHRPYVPSVPPISIDHQMLSIPTDWEKEFLDMCGSPNGCSRQWIWQQYDHIVGGGTILRPGSSAAVMRVICCTQNGEKIDKWIAFSVDGNGRHCALSPRQGARMAVAEACRNLVCSGAEPIGITNGLNFGNPEQPEVMGQFVETIEGMREACEVLSIPIVSGNVSFYNDTDGCPIPPTPIIGAVGQLRSSEDCVNTWFKEPGDVIVLLGTPPQEYRGKGPRGLDGSEYLARKGERSLNIPPTIDLALEARLQRLILELARAGLLHSAQDLSEGGLALALAECCTSAPVYQQDYGARIDLDAPATPIELISLLFGEEPSRILVSIPPNHLKRVLTSAHAAGIPTTELGVVGGSSLSIVLVEPHSHSLPLIHLPLSSIRHTREASLPPPP is encoded by the coding sequence ATGAATCCTTCTCTCCCTTGCGGGGCAACTCCTCTACCTGGGGATCACCCTATTACACCGACGCTTCTCCGACATTATAAACTTTCCGAGCAGGAATACAGCCGCATCCAGGAGCTCCTAGGACGCGATCCCACCTATACGGAGCTTGGCGTCTTCAGCGCGATGTGGAGTGAACACTGTGCTTACAAATCCTCGCGTGTCCATCTTCGCAAGCTGCCCACTCAAGGGGCGCGAGTCCTCCAAGGACCGGGAGAAAATGCAGGTATTGTTGACATCGGAGATGGTTTCGCAGTTGTCTTCAAAATAGAGTCTCACAACCATCCTAGTTTCATTGAGCCTTACCAGGGGGCGGCAACAGGAGTAGGAGGAATCCTCCGCGATATATGGACCATGGGTGCAAGACCGTTTGCGCTACTCAATTCGCTTCGCTTCGGCTCTCTCGAACACCCTCAAACGCGACATTTTTTAACAGAAGTTGTCTCTGGCATCGGAGGATACGGTAATTGCATCGGAATCCCCACAGTAGGGGGAGAGGTGCAGTTCGACGCTCAGTACGAGAAGAATATTCTGGTTAATGCGTTTGCGTGTGGGATTATTCGATCGGACCGAATTTTTTATGGACGCGCCAACGGTGTGGGCAATCCCATTCTACATGTGGGCGCAAAGACGGGAAGAGACGGGATCCACGGTGCCATCATGGCATCCGACCGATTTTCAAAGGACAGTCAGAATCATCGAACGACCGTTCAGGTAGGAGATCCATTTCTGGGGAAGTTGCTCCTGGAAGCCTGCCTTGAGTTATTTGAAGCAGAACTTCTCGAAGGGATTCAAGACATGGGTGCTGCCGGACTAATCTCTTCCAGTGTAGAAATGGCGGAAAGGGCAGGGACAGGGATTGAGCTCGATCTGGATCAGATTCCACGGCGCGCAGCCCAAATGGCACCGTACGAACTTCTCCTCAGCGAATCGCAGGAGCGAATGCTTCTTGTCACCAAGCCAGGTTGTGTTGAACAGGTCATTGCCATCTGTCACCGATGGGGATTGGATGCTGCAGTCATCGGCCAAGTGACAGATACAAAGCGATGGGTTGTCAAAGCGACCCCTGGCTTTGACCCACTTTCTGATTCCAAATCATCCATCCCCCCGTCCATTGTATGCGATTTACCGATCGATGTCCTCACCACCAAGGCCCCCGTCTACCATCGGCCTTACGTCCCTTCAGTTCCTCCGATATCCATCGATCATCAGATGCTCTCCATCCCCACTGACTGGGAGAAGGAGTTTTTGGATATGTGTGGATCTCCGAATGGATGCTCCCGCCAGTGGATCTGGCAACAATACGATCATATCGTAGGGGGTGGTACTATCCTCAGGCCTGGCTCGAGCGCAGCTGTCATGCGTGTCATCTGCTGCACTCAAAACGGAGAAAAAATTGATAAATGGATCGCTTTTTCAGTGGATGGTAATGGACGTCACTGCGCCCTCTCCCCTAGGCAAGGAGCACGGATGGCTGTAGCAGAAGCCTGCAGAAATCTTGTCTGTTCCGGAGCAGAACCGATAGGGATCACGAACGGTCTCAATTTTGGCAATCCGGAACAACCAGAGGTCATGGGACAGTTTGTAGAAACTATCGAAGGGATGAGGGAAGCATGTGAAGTCCTCTCCATACCGATTGTCAGTGGCAACGTGAGCTTCTACAACGACACCGATGGATGTCCCATTCCCCCCACTCCAATTATCGGAGCGGTGGGGCAGCTTCGCTCCTCAGAAGACTGTGTAAACACTTGGTTTAAAGAACCAGGAGATGTAATTGTCTTGCTCGGAACACCCCCTCAAGAATACCGAGGGAAAGGTCCAAGAGGGTTAGACGGAAGCGAATACCTCGCACGAAAAGGAGAGCGAAGTCTGAACATTCCCCCCACCATCGACCTGGCACTAGAAGCACGCCTTCAGCGATTGATCCTAGAACTTGCTCGAGCAGGTCTACTCCACAGTGCACAGGATCTCTCTGAAGGAGGTCTCGCCCTAGCGCTTGCGGAATGCTGCACCAGCGCACCTGTCTACCAGCAAGACTACGGAGCCCGGATCGACCTAGATGCTCCGGCCACCCCCATCGAACTCATTTCCCTGCTTTTCGGCGAGGAACCGAGCCGAATCCTTGTCAGTATTCCCCCCAATCATTTGAAGCGAGTACTCACTTCCGCTCACGCAGCAGGCATCCCCACAACTGAGCTAGGGGTCGTGGGAGGCTCATCACTATCGATTGTCCTCGTCGAGCCCCACAGCCACTCTCTCCCCCTCATCCATCTTCCTCTCTCCTCCATCCGTCATACAAGGGAAGCCTCCCTCCCTCCTCCACCATGA
- the purQ gene encoding phosphoribosylformylglycinamidine synthase subunit PurQ: MQACVVLFLGSNADREMVRTLHQVYEKSPTIVGHTEISLPPGTDLVVIPGGFSYGDYLRCGAMAKASPIIPAILRHAEEGRYILGVCNGFQILTEIGLLPGALTRNVGLHFQCRDCFVKVTAAGPFTSDVGVVWRLPIAHAEGRYQASEDVYEQLKKEGRIALRYCTSEGAIEEAANPNGSLDAIAGVYGGTNKNVLGLMPHPERISEPLLGGVDGRALFVNLLSSVEHMP, translated from the coding sequence ATGCAAGCGTGTGTGGTACTTTTTTTAGGCTCCAATGCGGATCGGGAAATGGTGCGTACTTTGCACCAGGTGTACGAGAAATCTCCAACGATCGTTGGGCATACAGAAATATCTCTCCCTCCAGGGACAGACTTGGTGGTCATCCCTGGTGGATTTAGCTATGGCGACTACTTGCGATGCGGAGCGATGGCGAAAGCGAGCCCGATCATTCCTGCCATTCTGCGTCATGCGGAGGAAGGAAGATATATTTTAGGGGTCTGTAACGGCTTTCAGATTCTGACAGAAATCGGTCTGTTGCCAGGTGCTCTCACGCGGAATGTGGGGCTTCACTTCCAATGTCGGGATTGCTTTGTCAAAGTGACTGCTGCTGGCCCTTTTACTTCTGATGTAGGTGTTGTCTGGAGGCTCCCTATCGCTCATGCGGAGGGGCGTTATCAAGCCAGTGAGGATGTGTACGAGCAGCTTAAAAAGGAAGGGCGGATTGCTCTCCGCTACTGTACCTCTGAAGGAGCGATCGAAGAGGCTGCTAATCCGAATGGATCTCTTGATGCGATTGCGGGGGTCTATGGTGGAACGAACAAAAATGTGTTGGGTCTTATGCCTCATCCAGAACGGATCAGTGAACCTCTTCTTGGAGGGGTGGATGGGCGCGCTCTGTTTGTCAATCTTCTTTCTTCTGTCGAACACATGCCTTGA
- a CDS encoding acyl-CoA reductase translates to MVRNFQDQIAAVIKVVEAGRAVFASRHRWIPDLVRYTGLSPESIETSFHRHLELYPEVYHLEALVSSVQQASQIYVVLASTVFTAPLRALASAYAAAPYVMIRPSRWEPVFASAIVEMMQDPHLRITSEIPFEKIQSGEVHVYGHTETVNAIRRRSPPHVYVRGYGTGIGIAVIPFFADVVCREEMANALAQDICAFDQRGCLSPRIAFVEGGVEQLHSFADALHNALIQYALKVPRGELSVQEEQECTEYEITLRFLGKVWKGKEHLIGTVEDPTVSLFLAPPGRCIHLMPLEHLAQFPTRIAPLFSLVLTIGSPDPDAIRALVPPWIRLAKLGKIQSPPLDGPVDRRPPSIQYPPLLSNCPSADFLNMLCV, encoded by the coding sequence ATGGTGAGGAACTTTCAGGATCAAATAGCAGCTGTCATAAAGGTGGTGGAGGCGGGACGAGCTGTCTTTGCTTCCCGTCATCGTTGGATCCCCGATCTGGTACGATATACAGGTCTTTCTCCTGAATCGATTGAAACTTCCTTTCATCGTCATCTTGAGCTCTATCCAGAAGTTTATCATCTCGAGGCATTGGTCAGTTCGGTGCAGCAGGCATCTCAGATTTATGTAGTTCTCGCTTCTACCGTATTTACTGCTCCCTTACGCGCGCTTGCCTCTGCGTATGCGGCTGCTCCTTACGTTATGATCCGTCCTTCTCGATGGGAACCCGTTTTTGCTTCTGCGATCGTGGAGATGATGCAAGACCCTCATCTTCGCATCACTTCAGAAATCCCATTTGAAAAAATCCAGAGTGGGGAAGTCCACGTGTATGGCCATACGGAGACGGTTAACGCTATTCGACGTCGTTCTCCTCCTCACGTTTATGTCAGGGGATATGGAACGGGAATAGGGATTGCTGTCATTCCTTTTTTTGCTGATGTGGTTTGTCGAGAGGAAATGGCTAATGCTCTTGCTCAAGACATCTGTGCATTTGACCAACGTGGCTGTTTAAGCCCTCGTATCGCTTTCGTAGAGGGGGGTGTTGAGCAGCTTCACTCTTTTGCAGATGCACTTCATAACGCTCTTATTCAGTATGCTTTAAAGGTACCGAGAGGGGAACTTTCTGTACAGGAAGAGCAAGAGTGTACTGAATATGAAATAACTCTGCGTTTTCTAGGGAAAGTTTGGAAAGGGAAAGAACACTTGATTGGCACTGTGGAAGACCCGACAGTTTCTCTTTTTCTTGCTCCTCCAGGACGCTGTATCCATCTCATGCCCTTAGAGCATCTCGCTCAATTTCCTACCCGGATTGCTCCGCTCTTTTCTCTTGTATTAACGATAGGCTCACCTGATCCTGATGCCATTCGAGCCCTTGTGCCCCCTTGGATCCGTCTTGCTAAGCTTGGAAAGATTCAGTCTCCCCCGCTTGATGGTCCCGTCGATCGGAGGCCTCCCTCTATCCAATATCCACCCCTTCTTTCAAATTGTCCATCCGCCGACTTTTTGAACATGTTGTGTGTTTAA
- a CDS encoding RsmB/NOP family class I SAM-dependent RNA methyltransferase, with product MKRKKTGLESRCAAAQVLAKVEQKKAFAAPLLEEALRSKAGETVPDRRLITELAYGALRVRPWLEARAQVYAPRGVGSLDPLSRAHLLIGVYQLFFSRIPPFAAVNTAVQAVTDLRGKAVASFINAILRKLARDAAQEGTISKEEAFRESSAPWVVEKLITAIGEEAARSFLYDAANIPPLCLRIENAQERDQWLVRFQQLMPHTTFALGRFSPYALLVEKGGGVQRLVGWDQGKWSIQEEGSQIVPLTLGVRPGDTVLDVCAGRGGKTALLIRAAGHQGAVDASDVSPSKLKMLVDELKRLHLSPRDCFQRDWTQKEGILRVYQRILVDAPCSGIGTLRRRPDLMLRRGEEGLGDLPALQLAIAEHAAAQLARGGRMVYAVCSILREEGEEVIERLLQRMPALQLVHFEEGIGQMLAGVSPFLRLLPSVHGTDGYFLASLRKID from the coding sequence TTGAAGCGAAAAAAAACAGGGTTGGAAAGCCGGTGTGCGGCTGCGCAGGTCCTAGCAAAAGTAGAACAGAAAAAGGCATTTGCTGCTCCTCTTTTAGAAGAAGCTTTGCGCTCTAAGGCAGGGGAAACTGTGCCGGACCGCCGCCTGATCACAGAGCTTGCCTATGGTGCTTTGAGAGTGAGACCATGGCTCGAAGCACGCGCTCAGGTGTATGCTCCTCGTGGTGTCGGCTCTCTTGACCCTCTCAGCCGCGCTCACTTGCTCATCGGTGTTTATCAGCTTTTTTTTTCTCGCATCCCTCCCTTTGCAGCTGTGAATACTGCTGTACAGGCGGTGACCGATCTCCGTGGAAAGGCAGTTGCTTCGTTTATCAATGCGATTCTGCGAAAGCTCGCGAGAGATGCTGCTCAAGAGGGGACCATTTCCAAAGAAGAGGCGTTTCGAGAATCGTCCGCTCCTTGGGTGGTGGAAAAACTGATAACTGCTATTGGCGAGGAAGCCGCGCGGTCTTTTCTTTATGATGCAGCCAATATCCCCCCTCTTTGTCTCCGCATTGAAAATGCGCAAGAGCGCGATCAATGGCTTGTTCGGTTTCAACAATTGATGCCACATACAACGTTTGCTTTGGGGCGTTTCTCTCCCTATGCGCTTTTGGTAGAAAAAGGGGGAGGGGTGCAGAGGCTTGTCGGGTGGGATCAAGGGAAATGGAGCATTCAGGAGGAAGGCTCGCAGATTGTACCTCTCACTCTCGGTGTCCGACCGGGGGACACGGTATTGGATGTCTGTGCAGGACGTGGCGGGAAAACAGCGTTGCTAATCCGAGCTGCGGGTCATCAAGGTGCAGTCGATGCATCGGATGTCTCCCCTTCTAAGCTAAAGATGCTTGTGGATGAATTGAAGCGACTTCATCTCTCTCCGCGCGATTGCTTCCAGAGGGATTGGACTCAGAAAGAGGGGATATTGCGGGTCTACCAGCGCATTTTGGTCGATGCGCCTTGTTCAGGAATCGGTACGTTGCGTCGTCGTCCTGATCTGATGTTGAGGCGAGGAGAGGAAGGCCTTGGAGATCTCCCGGCCCTGCAGCTGGCAATCGCAGAACACGCCGCAGCTCAGCTCGCAAGGGGGGGACGGATGGTTTATGCGGTGTGCAGTATTTTGCGGGAAGAGGGGGAAGAAGTGATTGAACGCCTTCTTCAACGGATGCCTGCTCTTCAATTGGTCCATTTTGAAGAAGGGATAGGGCAAATGCTTGCCGGCGTTTCTCCTTTTCTGCGCCTTCTTCCAAGCGTGCATGGAACGGATGGATACTTTCTTGCAAGCCTTCGGAAAATCGACTAA
- a CDS encoding dihydrolipoamide acetyltransferase family protein yields MVVDVTMPQLGESVSEGTIIKWLVHEGDFVEKGQPLLEVATDKADTEVPSPVEGRVLKILRAEKMVVAVKGILCQIEEGASRAESAGSSKTAKDASEVSPQARGKGALHREAPSANESHFSSVSVTGSSLATPTARKAALEHSIPLEQVQGSGDRGRITRDDVVRASEKIGAQASLASFAPLPREVPTSSVEQLSHLIREGGGFVMPVPGVGHGAFKVPPYCSQEGDQVVPFTRRRRITADHMVYSKVVSPHVVTVAEVDLHKTSKIRELNKDRYKKEGLSLTMLAFVIAAVVRALRESPVLNARVLEDSYVLFKDINIGTAMESPAGLVVPVIRRADELGIRGIARSIGELADRARTGKITADDLRGATFSVTNPGLKGNLFGGAIINQPNVGILRMGEIQKRVVVVEGPDGEDQMAIHSVMYLALSYDHRIVDGVAANQFLWAVADFLKKGDFEV; encoded by the coding sequence ATGGTTGTTGATGTAACGATGCCCCAACTTGGGGAGAGTGTAAGCGAAGGAACGATCATCAAGTGGCTTGTTCACGAAGGGGACTTCGTGGAAAAAGGCCAACCACTGCTTGAAGTAGCAACGGATAAAGCTGATACTGAGGTCCCTTCACCAGTGGAAGGGCGTGTTCTCAAGATTCTGCGGGCGGAAAAGATGGTCGTTGCCGTGAAAGGCATCCTCTGTCAGATTGAGGAAGGTGCTTCCCGTGCAGAGAGTGCGGGTTCCTCAAAAACAGCGAAAGATGCATCGGAAGTATCTCCTCAGGCGCGAGGGAAGGGTGCTCTCCATCGAGAAGCCCCCTCTGCTAACGAGTCTCACTTTTCTTCAGTGAGCGTGACGGGTAGTTCTTTAGCTACCCCTACAGCGCGTAAAGCAGCGCTCGAGCACAGCATCCCCCTTGAACAAGTCCAGGGCTCGGGCGATCGAGGGCGAATTACGCGAGATGATGTTGTCCGTGCATCCGAAAAAATAGGAGCGCAAGCTTCTCTGGCTTCTTTTGCACCTCTGCCCCGGGAGGTTCCCACTTCTTCGGTGGAGCAGCTTTCTCATCTCATTCGGGAAGGGGGAGGATTTGTGATGCCTGTTCCAGGTGTAGGCCATGGCGCTTTCAAGGTTCCCCCCTATTGCTCGCAGGAAGGGGATCAAGTTGTCCCCTTTACACGTCGCCGTCGTATCACGGCCGATCATATGGTCTATTCCAAGGTGGTTTCCCCTCACGTCGTGACGGTGGCGGAAGTCGATTTGCACAAGACCTCAAAAATACGGGAATTGAATAAAGATCGCTATAAGAAAGAAGGGCTTTCTTTAACAATGCTCGCTTTCGTGATTGCCGCTGTTGTGCGTGCGCTTCGTGAAAGTCCCGTTCTCAATGCGCGGGTTCTTGAAGATTCGTATGTTCTTTTTAAGGATATTAATATTGGCACTGCGATGGAATCCCCAGCGGGATTAGTGGTTCCTGTGATTCGCCGCGCTGATGAACTTGGTATTCGGGGGATTGCACGCAGCATAGGAGAACTCGCCGACCGTGCCAGAACAGGCAAGATCACGGCGGACGATCTCCGCGGCGCAACGTTTTCTGTGACCAATCCAGGGCTCAAGGGGAATCTTTTTGGGGGTGCTATTATCAACCAGCCCAACGTCGGTATTCTGCGGATGGGAGAAATCCAGAAACGGGTTGTTGTGGTGGAAGGGCCTGATGGCGAGGATCAGATGGCCATTCACTCTGTTATGTATCTCGCTCTCAGTTATGATCATCGCATTGTCGATGGCGTTGCTGCAAATCAGTTCTTGTGGGCTGTCGCTGATTTTCTTAAGAAGGGTGATTTTGAGGTCTAA
- a CDS encoding aminotransferase class III-fold pyridoxal phosphate-dependent enzyme → MKGQEEPYLPVFIPGPQSQHWGSRLRAVECRAFEYRRLEREEISGVSHAPLVYAQAFGSNVIDVDGNRYVDLAAGFGALLLGHGALEIQQALLAQSARLSLALGDIYGSEEKVRLLERLAALYPGKGGRVLLGLSGADAITAAMKTAVLATGKSGLIAFRGGYHGLSHGPLAACGLHDAFRTPFKEQLASVAFAPFPKEEREVEGTLAAVSYELQSSRRGAIIVEPILGRGGCFVPPSGFLSALRQICDQAGALLICDEIWTGLGRSGAWLLSLEEGVVPDLICLGKGLGGGLPISACIGSEEVMSVWGCHGGGAIHTATHFGSPLTCACALALLDALVEKDLIARSFSLGEEWRLELSKEIRHLGIKSVSGRGLMIGIEVHGGQKRALAVIQRLLRNGYLVLSGGEKSDSLILTPALNIERSLLTGFHCALVEVLRAIPF, encoded by the coding sequence TTGAAAGGTCAAGAAGAACCATACCTCCCTGTTTTTATTCCGGGGCCTCAGTCGCAGCATTGGGGCTCTCGGTTGAGGGCTGTGGAGTGTCGTGCTTTTGAGTATCGGCGACTTGAGCGAGAGGAGATCAGTGGTGTCTCGCATGCTCCTCTCGTATATGCTCAGGCCTTTGGGTCCAATGTCATCGATGTGGACGGAAACCGTTATGTGGATCTTGCAGCAGGATTTGGTGCACTTCTCTTGGGGCATGGCGCGCTTGAAATTCAGCAGGCCCTCCTCGCGCAGTCCGCTCGCCTCTCCCTTGCGTTGGGGGATATCTACGGATCCGAAGAAAAAGTGAGATTGTTGGAGCGTCTTGCTGCTCTGTATCCTGGTAAAGGGGGAAGAGTGCTTCTGGGGTTATCCGGTGCTGATGCGATCACAGCAGCTATGAAAACAGCCGTACTGGCTACTGGTAAATCAGGACTGATTGCGTTTCGAGGTGGATATCACGGATTGAGCCATGGTCCACTCGCTGCATGTGGACTTCATGATGCTTTTCGAACTCCCTTTAAAGAACAACTGGCCTCTGTCGCTTTTGCCCCCTTTCCAAAAGAAGAGAGAGAGGTGGAAGGGACTTTAGCGGCTGTTTCCTACGAGCTTCAGTCCAGTAGGCGGGGGGCTATCATTGTTGAGCCTATCTTAGGTCGGGGGGGATGTTTCGTCCCTCCTAGTGGATTTCTCTCGGCCTTGCGTCAGATTTGCGATCAAGCTGGAGCTTTATTGATTTGTGATGAAATCTGGACAGGCTTGGGGCGATCGGGAGCATGGTTGCTCAGTCTTGAAGAGGGGGTGGTCCCTGACCTTATCTGCTTAGGGAAAGGCTTGGGAGGGGGGCTCCCCATTTCTGCTTGTATTGGGAGTGAGGAGGTCATGTCAGTATGGGGTTGTCATGGTGGAGGAGCAATTCATACTGCAACCCATTTCGGATCGCCATTGACCTGTGCGTGTGCCCTTGCCCTGTTAGACGCGCTCGTCGAGAAGGATTTAATTGCCCGTTCCTTTTCGCTAGGAGAAGAATGGCGGCTAGAATTAAGTAAGGAGATTCGCCACCTCGGCATTAAGTCCGTAAGCGGGCGGGGGCTTATGATTGGAATCGAAGTACATGGTGGACAAAAAAGAGCATTGGCTGTGATCCAACGTCTCCTCAGGAATGGATATCTGGTCTTATCGGGAGGGGAGAAAAGTGATTCTCTCATTTTAACCCCTGCGTTGAATATTGAACGGTCACTTCTCACTGGGTTCCATTGCGCATTGGTTGAGGTTCTTCGTGCTATCCCTTTTTAG